The Leucobacter chromiiresistens genome has a window encoding:
- the hemL gene encoding glutamate-1-semialdehyde 2,1-aminomutase gives MHAHQIPHPEAAASAALSARAARVIPGGVNSPVRAYGSVGGTPRFLVSGSGPYVTDVDGNEYVDLVASWGPALLGHAHPAVVDAVQQTAARGLGFGASVPQEAELAEEIIARMPVVERVRLVSTGTEATMTAIRIARGATRRPLVIKFAGHYHGHSDGLLAEAGSGLATLAMPGSAGVTAETAAQTLVLPYNDLDALEAAFAEHGDRIAAVIAESAAANMGVLPPMPGFTEAMIRLAHAHGALVILDEVLTGFRAGPSGFWGIEQDRVAAGVAPDLLTFGKVVGGGLPLAALGGRAELMELLAPLGPVYQAGTLSGNPLAVAAGLTTLQHADAAAYSRLSHAADVLTGAVTAALADAGVPHRVQRAGTLFSVLFGEFPDAPRGYAEVQQQNVAAHRAFFHAMLEQGVNLPPSAFEAWFVTAAHDDAALARVVDALPGAARAAAGAGA, from the coding sequence ATGCACGCACACCAGATCCCCCACCCCGAGGCCGCCGCGAGCGCGGCGCTCTCCGCACGCGCCGCGCGCGTCATCCCCGGCGGCGTGAACTCGCCGGTGCGCGCCTACGGCTCGGTCGGCGGCACCCCCCGCTTCCTCGTCTCGGGTTCGGGCCCGTACGTCACCGACGTCGACGGCAACGAGTACGTGGACCTCGTCGCCTCCTGGGGGCCGGCGCTCCTCGGGCACGCCCACCCCGCCGTCGTCGACGCCGTGCAGCAGACGGCCGCGCGCGGGCTCGGCTTCGGAGCCTCGGTGCCGCAGGAGGCGGAGCTCGCCGAAGAGATCATCGCGCGCATGCCGGTCGTCGAGCGGGTGCGCCTCGTCTCGACGGGCACCGAGGCCACCATGACGGCGATCCGCATCGCCCGCGGCGCGACGCGGAGGCCGCTCGTCATCAAGTTCGCGGGCCACTACCACGGCCACTCCGACGGACTCCTCGCGGAGGCGGGATCCGGGCTCGCGACGCTCGCGATGCCGGGCTCCGCGGGCGTGACGGCTGAGACGGCCGCGCAGACCCTCGTGCTGCCCTACAACGATCTCGACGCGCTCGAGGCCGCGTTCGCGGAGCACGGCGATCGCATCGCCGCCGTCATCGCCGAGTCCGCCGCCGCGAACATGGGCGTGCTGCCGCCGATGCCCGGCTTCACCGAGGCGATGATCCGGCTCGCCCATGCGCACGGCGCGCTCGTGATCCTCGACGAGGTGCTCACCGGCTTCCGCGCCGGCCCCTCGGGGTTCTGGGGCATCGAGCAGGATCGCGTCGCCGCGGGCGTCGCGCCCGATCTGCTCACCTTCGGCAAGGTCGTCGGCGGAGGCCTGCCGCTCGCGGCGCTCGGCGGTCGCGCCGAGCTGATGGAGCTGCTCGCGCCTCTCGGCCCCGTCTACCAGGCCGGCACCCTCTCGGGCAATCCGCTCGCCGTCGCCGCGGGCCTCACGACGCTGCAGCACGCCGACGCTGCGGCCTACTCGCGGTTGTCGCACGCGGCCGACGTGCTCACCGGAGCGGTGACGGCGGCGCTCGCGGATGCCGGAGTGCCGCATCGCGTGCAGCGCGCCGGCACGCTGTTCAGCGTGCTGTTCGGCGAGTTCCCCGACGCGCCGCGCGGGTACGCCGAGGTGCAGCAGCAGAACGTCGCGGCGCACCGCGCGTTCTTCCACGCGATGCTCGAGCAGGGGGTCAATCTACCGCCGAGCGCGTTCGAGGCGTGGTTCGTCACCGCCGCGCACGACGACGCGGCGCTCGCCCGCGTCGTCGACGCGCTGCCCGGGGCGGCTCGGGCGGCGGCCGGCGCGGGCGCCTGA
- a CDS encoding GNAT family N-acetyltransferase, which translates to MRETIQIRRVRPEEYDAVGAMVRAAYAGDYTLNDEYLAEIEDVAGRDEVSEVLVAVDRGTGDLLGTITLPRAGERLIDDTAENEFDVRLLGVSRAARGRGVGRAIMRHAADVARSRGLDRVVLHTGEQMLAAQRLYERMGFVQIPEREFTIERDIGPLRILSYGLDVDRVTA; encoded by the coding sequence GTGCGAGAAACGATCCAGATCCGCCGCGTCCGCCCCGAGGAGTACGACGCCGTCGGGGCGATGGTGCGCGCGGCCTACGCGGGCGACTACACCCTGAACGACGAGTACCTCGCCGAGATCGAGGACGTCGCGGGGCGCGACGAGGTCTCGGAAGTGCTCGTCGCCGTCGACCGCGGCACCGGCGACCTGCTCGGCACGATCACCCTTCCCCGGGCGGGCGAGCGGTTGATCGACGACACCGCCGAGAACGAGTTCGACGTGCGCCTGCTCGGCGTCTCCCGTGCGGCCCGCGGGCGCGGCGTCGGCCGGGCGATCATGCGCCACGCGGCCGACGTGGCGCGCTCGCGCGGGCTCGACCGGGTCGTGCTGCACACGGGCGAGCAGATGCTCGCGGCGCAGCGCCTCTACGAGCGGATGGGGTTCGTGCAGATTCCCGAGCGCGAGTTCACCATCGAGCGCGACATCGGCCCGCTGCGCATCCTGTCGTACGGCCTCGACGTCGACCGCGTGACGGCGTAG
- the purQ gene encoding phosphoribosylformylglycinamidine synthase subunit PurQ: MMPRIGVVTFPGSLDDRDAQRAIRRAEGEPVALWHADHDLQDVEAIVLPGGFSYGDYLRPGAIAAVSPIMTEVVAAANRGMPVLGICNGFQVLVESHLLPGGLIRNAHQQFIRRDQRLIVENADTAWTHRFQPGEEIVIPLKNGDGGYIANEETLDYLEGEGLVAFRYAGVNPNGSLRDIAGLTNERGNVVGLMPHPEHAVEAGFGPDMPDAMRSGTDGLRFFESAVEALVARAA; this comes from the coding sequence CTGATGCCGCGGATCGGGGTCGTCACCTTCCCCGGCTCCCTCGACGACCGCGACGCGCAGCGCGCGATCCGCCGCGCCGAGGGCGAGCCGGTGGCCCTCTGGCACGCCGACCACGATCTGCAGGACGTGGAGGCGATCGTGCTGCCCGGCGGCTTCAGCTACGGCGACTACCTGCGCCCCGGGGCCATCGCAGCGGTCTCGCCGATCATGACGGAGGTCGTCGCCGCCGCGAATCGCGGGATGCCGGTGCTCGGCATCTGCAACGGCTTCCAGGTGCTCGTCGAGTCGCACCTGCTGCCCGGCGGGCTCATCCGCAACGCTCACCAGCAGTTCATCCGCCGCGATCAGCGACTCATCGTCGAGAACGCCGATACGGCGTGGACTCACCGCTTCCAGCCGGGCGAGGAGATCGTGATCCCGCTCAAGAACGGCGATGGCGGCTACATCGCGAACGAGGAGACCCTGGATTACCTCGAGGGCGAGGGGCTCGTCGCCTTCCGTTACGCGGGCGTGAACCCGAACGGATCGCTGCGCGACATCGCCGGGCTCACCAACGAGCGCGGCAACGTGGTCGGCCTGATGCCGCACCCCGAGCACGCGGTCGAGGCGGGCTTCGGGCCCGACATGCCCGACGCGATGCGCTCCGGCACCGACGGCCTGCGGTTCTTCGAGAGCGCCGTCGAAGCGCTCGTCGCCCGCGCCGCCTGA
- the purS gene encoding phosphoribosylformylglycinamidine synthase subunit PurS, translated as MPTIVVDVMPKAELLDPQGKATTGALARLGHEKFENVRIGKRFEFQVAGEVTDAVLDEVRQVADDILSNGVIEDVVAISVDGVHVSADASVADALAGEGR; from the coding sequence GTGCCCACGATTGTCGTTGATGTCATGCCCAAGGCCGAGCTGCTCGACCCGCAGGGTAAGGCCACCACGGGGGCGCTCGCTCGTCTCGGCCACGAGAAGTTCGAGAACGTGCGCATCGGCAAGCGCTTCGAGTTCCAGGTCGCCGGCGAGGTGACCGACGCGGTGCTCGACGAGGTGCGCCAGGTCGCCGACGACATCCTGTCGAACGGGGTCATCGAAGACGTCGTCGCGATCAGCGTCGACGGCGTTCACGTCTCCGCCGACGCATCCGTCGCCGACGCGCTCGCCGGCGAGGGCCGCTGA